CTTCCGGAAGTAAGTCCCGCCCCACACTGGCCTGCCATCCGGGAGCAGCACGGCGTTCATGGGCCAGCCCCCTTGCCCGGTCATTAGCTGTACGGCTTTCATGTAGGTAGCATCTACATCGGGGCGCTCTTCACGGTCTACTTTTATCGAAACAAAATGACGGTTCATCACTTCGGCCACTTCTTCATCCTCAAAGCTTTCGTGTTCCATCACATGGCACCAGTGGCACGCAGAATAACCGACACTTATAATGATAAGCTTGTTTTCCTCCTGTGCTTTTGCAAGCGATTTTTCGTTCCAGGCCTTCCAATGGATTGGGTTATTAGCGTGTTGAAGCAGATAAGGGCTCGTTTCGAGATGCAGTTCGTTCATGGCTTATTTCTTAGCTGCAAATTTACAGAAACCGATAAGGGCGAACAAGGTATTTATGAAAATTGGTTTATGGAATACATATGAGATAGGGTCTCATTTTCTTATTTCCGGATTTCATGCATAATCATCAGCCTGCTTGATGTATGCGTAATACAGGATTAGATAATAGCAGCAGCTTAAGCCTGGGTTATTTCAGGTTAAGCTGCTCTCTATTTTCTTATTTCCTGCTGCTTACAGCTACCAGCTTATTGTTGGTGTCCATATAATAATACACGTTAAAGATCGTGTCATTATCCCTCAGCTTATAAGCATGCACGGCGTAGTATTTTTTGTCTTTATCTTTTGGCAAAGCTGCCTCAAGGCTGTCCATGGATTTAAGCGCTTCTTCAGCTCTTTCCATATTGCCCGCGTCCATCGCATACTCGCCCAACTTAAGGTACTTTTCATTGAGCGCCATATGCACCTCTTTCGCATAGGCATCATGCACAGAATAAGTATACGAATCTACCTCTTCCTGTGATTTGCCGTAGCTCTTTATTAGTTCGGCTTTAAGGGGTTCGATTTGCTCTTCATTTTTTGAACAGGCTATCATACAGATAGATCCTAATAATAGAATTGTTTTTTTCATGGCGTATAAAATTTATGTTTAACGTTATTCGATGAGGCAAATATAAAACAAATTTCCAAACATCAGAATATTTTCTTAAAAATTTTTGAAAATTTTCAAACACTGTCGAAGATTGTGTTTTTGTGGTTTATAGAAGAATTTCTATACCTTTCTTTAATAATAATCTTTTGCAACGTCCCTTTGGATATTGATCACATAAAACAATGCCTGCACGTCATTTAAGGAAAGGTCAAAATCTTTATATTCCGGGCTGTCATTTAATGAATGGCAACTGATAATCCCTTTTTCAACATCATGGCCTGTAATTTCTTTCAGCAAAGGGAATTTTGACTCTGTAGTATATATTACCCAAAACCTGAAGTCCTTAAAACGAATAAGGCTTGTCCAGTGCTGTCTTTGCAGTTCGCGCGTAGCCACAATATAATTTTGCGGTATGGCATCACTGGTGCCATCGTCCATGCTGTCGCCTTTCACTCTGAAAGCCAGGTAACGTCCTTTTACCGGCCGGTCCACAATGATGCCATGCTGGGACATTCCTTTAAGAAGCTCAATATCCTGGTAATTGTCCAGAAACCCCGCCTGTATTTTGTGTTCAGCCAACGGCATCGTCATATAGTACTGGCCATTCGGGAGTTTTGTGAAATGATTTGCGTTTTTATTATTGGATACTTGCAATTCATAGGCATCTACAACGTCAATTTCTTTTTCCTCTAGCGGCTCGGCTTCATGAATTTTAGAGTAGAAATATTTCCGCAACATCTCTTGTTTTCCTTTAGGGATTGTCGATCCGTTCTCCCAGCTGCTGATGGTCCGTATCGTTAATCCAAATTCAGAAGCTAACTGTTCTTGGGTCAGTCCTGCCTTTTCCCGGCATTCCTTAATATTTAGGTTGCTCATTTTTACTACTGTTTATAAGGGTTGTAGAAAAAATTCATGTCTATGTAGAAAATTTTCTTCAAATTATTTTTTATATAGAAATATTTCTTGTAATTTTGCTACATCAATCACAATATAGAAAAATACAATACAAAGGTATGGAAATTCAAAAGCTTAAGGTTAAAGAAAAGTTAAAAATTTCTGCAAAAACAAAAATTGAGCTTTTACAAGCCATAGCCAATCTGATGCGGCAAAACATAAAAGGCAGGTATGATGAAAAAATTCTTTTATACAGGCAGGCATTGGAGCAATACAAAAATTCACCTGTAGTAAATGTAGTAAGCACATCTTCATCAGACGAAATAACAGCTATTATGCTTTTTAATAAAGACAAACGATTCACAATAACAGAATAGATATGAAACAAGGATTTACAATAGACCACAGAAATATAGGTGCCTTCAAAGGGCCCTTTGTGATATTGGTGTCGAATTACCCGGCAGACAATGAAGTCATCAACTGGGCTAGTGCCCACGAAGGTGGCAGGACACGAAGCGATGTGGGCATTTGGCGCATAAAACAGAAAAGTGATGCTAAAGCTGCATAACCACGACAAGTCCCTGCTGCCCGAAAAAAGGCTTTTTGAAAGGAAGCCCTTCGTAAAAGTGGTCTTTATAGATAACAAAATGGCACACGTAATAACCCTAAGCAACAATTAATATGGAACACATTTTCGAATTTACATACGGAATCCTCTGCCTTACCAGTGCGGCGATGATGTTTGTCGGCTTCCACTATTTCATGAAAAGAAGGATAACCGGTTCCCTGGCCATAAAGCACCATAGCGAATTGATGATGGCATTGTGCTTCTTTATAGCCGTAGCTATCGCATTACTGGTCACCATATCCTGCTCTTTCATATTGATGTACTAAACATTAGTACAGTCTCCCCGGCAAGAGTGTAACTTCCTTCACTCTCCTTTGGAGAGGGGTCAGGGGTGAGGTCTATACAGCAAGAGTGTAGTACGCTCCCCTCTCCTTTGGAGAGGAGCCTGCCTGCCGGTAGGCAGGGCTGGGGGTGAGGACTTTCGGAATAATCAAATTCCTCAAAACTAATAATTAAATCAAAACTCAAATATCATGGAAGAAAAACTAAAAACCCTGGAACAGATCGTAAAAGAAACATCCAACTGCGAGCACCGGATTTCCTTTGATGGCAACGAGTGGAAAATGTATATCGTAGCCTCACAAACCATTTTCCGGGGGGCGCTCAGCGAGGTGATCGACTGCGCCACCGAAGAATTTTTAAGCTATCGCGAAGCATCAAAGCATGGAGAGCATTCTAATAACTACAAATACGCATACTGATGAACTATAAAATTAAAGGCATAGTTACGGCAATTGGCGAGGTAAAGACCACAAAACTGGGTACGGCGGTACAGCAGATTCATTTCGAGCAGGAAGTCAGCGGTAGGATATTCTACCCTTCTGCCCTCGGTACCAAAATAGCGCTCCTCAATGACATATTGCCAGGTGATGTCGCGGAACTCGAATTCCACATCTCCGGCTCAAAAGGCACCTATAACAATGTAGTCATCGATAGCATAGAAAGAGTGTAACGTTAAATAAGAGTGATACAAAATACCCTTTTTCTATTATTATAATAGAACATCATTAGCAGTCTTACTACCTCATTAAGCGAATCCCGCTATCACAATAAAAACGCGTCATATATTTTGGCTTAATGCCATCGTTTAATTGTTCGGTTGATCTTCCTTGTGCACGGGAATTTCTATCGCGCGAAGCACTACTTTATTTTATTGCATTACTAATTCTGGTATAAAAACTTAAATTCAAACAAATGATCGAGTACAACACGATTGCAAACATGAAAAGCGCAACTGGTATTGCGAATGGACAATTGGCCTATGTAAAAGGGTATTTTGCTGCCGGTGATGGCGGAGGAGGAATGTTTATTTACAATTCAACAGATACACAAGCTGATAATAAAGGGGTTATTTTTGCACCTAACAGCGGTTCGGGCAGATGGATACGTCAATATGAAGGCTATATGAATGTTGAATATTTTGGCGTTCAAAAAGCTTGGGACTTCTACGGTACTACAGATCCGCTTTTCTCAAATTCCGAAAGGATACAGCTCATGATCGATTATGCCTACTCCAAGCGTACGGGGTTTGGAGACAGCAAGAGTAGCGATATGACCATTTATTTCCCTACTGGCGACTACTTTATCGATAAAACTATAACCTTGAAAGATGAGGTAAGGTTATTGGGATCATCAAGCACTATATTGACCAATGAAAAATATAACTATGATTATATGTTTAAATTGGATGTAGGTCCTGTTACCAAATTGAGAATGGAAGATTTTATTATTAATACTAATCAGTTATATACGTGTGGCGGATTGCATATAAAAGCTGCTTTCCCAACAACATCTGACCCATCAGGATTATGGCATGGCGTTTTCAGAAATATAACAATTCAGAATTGTAAGGGAACGGCTATATACCTTGAAGGTGGCGAAGGGAATACAGCAACCACATCAACTTCAAACTGGAACCTTCCAAACCAAATGGTAGTATTTGATAATGTAAGGGCTGAAAGGATGACCGCCACGTACCCCGCATTAAAGCTTACCGGCCAAAATGCCAATTATACTTTTTTAAACTGTGAGTTCAGGAACAAGCAGGGGCTTACGCTGGCCGGAACTTGTGTTGAAATCAAATCGGTAAACTCCGGAACATCATATATGGAAAGAATGGCAACTAATGCGGTTTCATTCGTAAATTCCGGTGGTGGTGCTTATTCAGAATACTTTGCAACTATCGAAGATTCTACGAATATAACCTTTGATACCAATTTCTTCGAAGGTCTTGATACTTGCTTTTCCATTAAAAATTCACAGCAAATACAAATCTTTAATAACAGGTTTGCTAATGCAATCGGTTCAGGGTTTCTTGATTCCGGGCACACTTCTACTGGAAATGTCGGTTCGCTTATAGCTGCCGAAGGCTCAATTATTAACATCTGGAATAACCATATAACATCCAGTGGGTCAAACACATCAGCAATTGTAAACCAGTATTTTATTACAGGTACAGGTAATAATAATGTGTTCAATGTTTTAAATAATTCATTCTCACATCCGGAATTAAGTAAGACAACAGGAGTTTTACAAACTGTGAGTGTAGATGTGGCTTATGCTGCTAATAATACTACACATGGCACACTACACACTTCAAGTAAAAAATTGGTCTTTGCAACTGTTCCTGCATCTCCTCTTAGCATTGTTTCAAAGATAGATTCTGATATATGCCCGGGAGAAACAGTTTTTATAAAAGCTAGTGGTGGTTCTATACAATTTTTGCCTATGAACCCTACCAGTGAGATCACAGGCAGGAATATCTATCTTAATGGAAGGGCATCTCTTACCATCAATAACGGCCAGGGTGTTACATTCATGAAAGCAGACAATGTTAGCGGGAATGAAAAATGTGCTTACCATTTGGTATCTATTGCCAATTAAGCACGGGATATTTAATCATTGTTCTTTTGTGGCCTGGAATTTTCCGGGCCACTAAATTGACATTATCCAATCGCTTAACACAATAATATCATTCATAAAGCGGAATCCCGCCCCACATTTACTTACTATTCTATTCATCTGTCAACTGTATTCTCATTAGGGAAGTACAATCGCATTATTATGCACCTCAATGGCATCGGTGGCATGTAGTTAACTTCTGCAAAAGGCTGGCATCTCATGTCAGATTGCTGTCCTGTAAGATATACTCTCAATGATAAGCTCAGTAATTTTTTAATGTAACAAACTACAGTCCGTGCCCGTGATCGATTTCTTTACGGAAAAAGCACCGAAAAAGACTGGCTTAATTTTAAAACAATGACAAAAAAGAAAGCAGGCGCGGCAGCGGCCAAAAGGAGGACGGTTACCATGAAAGTGACCCGCAGGTACCACGACACGCTTCTGGATAAAATGCTGGAAGCAGGGCATGAGTTTAAAGTAACGCCACAAAGGGCCATAGTGCTCCAACAGGCAAAAGTAGCAACAACAATATGATACAGCAGTTAGCATTAAAGCACGATATTTGGGTAAGGATGGCAAGGGGCATCTGCAGGGATGCCTATATTGCCGATGATTTGGTTAGCGAAATGTACCTGAAGCTCCACGATCTCGCCGAACGCCGAAACAATACTATATTCAACGATCCTTACGTGTACCACACGATGAAGCACATTTACATTAATAATTTCATCAGGACGAAAGAGAACTTCGCCGACCTGAATGAAAATGCGGCTTTCATAGATAACGACGAAGAACCACGCAAATATACCAATCTCGAACTTCCCGACTGCATCACCTGGGTAGAAAAACAGATACTGTTATTACGCCAGGAAATAAGCGGCCGCGAAATTGAAAGGCAGTACCATATCAATTTTCAAAAAGTACACCGCATAGAAAAGAAAGCAAAAGAAAAACTCGAACAATGGGCAAGGACTTTTGTGCCAACCCCGGTAGCATTATAACATAATAGTATAGAGACGCAATGTTTTGCATCTACGCGAACGTTTATGCTGTTCAACCGGTATGAGTGTAGCTGCCCCCTCTCCTTTGGAGAGGGGGTTGGGGGTGAGGCCAAACTAGCAACAATAGTCATGTCCTCTCGACACGTCCAAACTCCTCTCCTTGGGAGAGGGGTCGGGGGTGACAACTATAAAAATAAATCCACAATAAAAACCAAAATAAAATGGGCAAAAATATTCGCGGTGCCGGCGACGTAGTGGCGGCAATCACCAAATTTGCAGGCATAGAGCCCTGCGAAGCATGTAAAAAAAGGCAGGAAAAATGGAACCGTATCTTCCCTAGCCGCATCAGGAAAAATATCCGGCAAATGACAGAAGAAGAAGTAGCCGACTGGAAATCATTCCAGGAAGTCCGCACCCTCCGGCTCACCAACGAGCAGCGCAAATACGTATGCACTATCTATGCCGAAGTATTCAATGTACCCTACTACGAACCCTGTGCCACTTGCGACCCATTACCCTATCTCCGCATGATCGAAAAAATGGACAGCATCATAAAAACGTACGACCCTGAATAATCTTCGATTAATCCTCACCGTCAATTCGTTTCATTGGCGTTGCCGGTATGAGTAAGCGCGTCACACTCCCCTCTCCCTTGAAGAGGGCCTGCCTGCCGGTAGGCAGGGCCGGGGGTGAGGTTTACTCAGGATGCAGACTAACAATCACGCCCTCTCGGCACGGCTCGCTCCCCTCTCCTTGGGAGAGGGGCTGGGGGTGAGGACTACAAGAGTAGGCAAATCCTCGCCCAACTTTAATAAAACCAGTTTCCATGAAAAAAAAACTCACCATAAAACAGGAAAATTTCTGCCAGGCCTACATCCGTCTCGGTAATAAGTCGGCAGCCTATCGCGAAGTTTATACTGTTTCAGGGATATCACAAAAAAATGTTTGCACTAAAGCATCATTGCTCACTAACAATGTTTTAGTGATGTCACGAATAAAAGAACTGCAACAGGAAGTATCAGTGCGCAACAATATTGATCTTGATGAGCTGCTGCAAACCCTCGCCGCAATGGTGCGTTTCGACATAGCCGACCTATATGACGAAAACGGAACCCTCATCCCCCTAAAAGACATGCCTAAAGAAACCCGCCAAATGATACAGCAATTGGATGTAAGCGAAGTATATGGCCGCAACAGCGATGGCGTACGGGATGTAATAGGCGCAGTAAAAAAGGTAAAAACCTACAGCAGGACAGATGCTATAGAAAAGCTCATGAAACACCTGGGCGGCTACGAAAAAGACAACCGCCAATCCCAACCCATCCAAAACATCGTCTTCCTCAACCTCGGCGACGGCGAACCCGAGTAGTCTTTAATCATCCTCGAATCTGAAAGCATAGAGAAACAATGTTTTGCGTCTCCCCATAACCCTTCAGCCCTAGTAATAATGCTTCCAAACTCGGCAGGAGTGTAGCTTACTCCCCTCTCCTTTGGAGAGGGGCGGGGGTGAGGCCTATAACACGGCCTCTCGGCACGTTCCTGCTCCCTCTCCTTTGGAGAGGGCTGGGGAGAGGACTAACCGGCACGAGGAGAGGGGCCTGAGGGGTGAGGACGAAGAAAAAATTAGTGTAATTCGTGAAATTCGTGGCAAAAAAATCCGCTGCATTAACGCTCCCTAACCGTGACTGAAAACTGCGACTGCGACTAAAAAATTATATGAAACTCCTCCAAAAACAAAAAAACGCTGTTTATTATCTCAAAGACAACACCACCGAAGAAGTCCTGTACGGCGGTGCGGCAGGCGGCGGGAAAAGCAAGCTCGGCTGTTTGTGGCTGATAGAAATGTGCCAAAAATATCCGGGTACGCGCTGGCTGATGGGGCGTTCCAAGCTTAAGAACCTTCGGGAAACCACGCTCAATACCTTTCTGGAAACAGTAACAGAGCTGGGGTTGGCCAATCAGTTCCGCTACAATGCGCAGGAACATATATTCTATTGGAACAACGGCAGCCAGATATTACTAAAGGACCTGTACCTGTATCCCAGTGATGCCAACTTCGACAGCCTGGGATCACTTGAGATCACCGGCGCTTTTGTCGATGAGTGCAATCAGGTCAGCTATACAGCCTGGCAGGTCGTAAAGTCGCGTATCAGGTACAAGCTTACGCAATACAGCCTTATCCCGAAAATGCTCGGCACCTGCAACCCCGCCAAGAACTGGACCTACAAAGAATTCTACAAACCCTTCCGAGACAAAACGCTTCCTGCCTACAGGCGCTTTATCCGGTCGCTTCCTGCCGATAATCCGTTTCTTCCAAAGAGCACGCTCACATCCATGTTGCGTTTCGATAAGGTAAAAAAAGAACGACTCTACTTCGGTAACTGGGAATACGACGACGATCCCGCAACCCTCATTGATGCCGACAGCATAGCCGATTATTTTAACCCATCCCACCTGAAGCCCGAAGGGTCAAAGTTCATGACCATCGATGTTGCCCGCAAAGGAAAAGACAAAACAGTATTCCGCGTATGGCATGGCTGGCTCTGTATCCACAGGGCAGCAATGGAAATATCCACGATCAATGAAATAGTCGACAGGGCAAAAGTTTTACAAAAGAAACACGCCATCCCGTTAACCCACATCATTGCCGATGAAGATGGCGTAGGTGGCGGCGTAATCGACTATTTACGCTGCAAAGGTTTCGTCAACAACTCCAGGCCTATAGAAATTAAGGACGGCACCACCTACATGACACCCAATTTCGACAACCTCAAAAGCCAGTGTTCCATAAAAATGGCCGAAAAGATAGCCAACCGCCAGGCAGGCGAAATTTGTACCGATGCTACCGTTATCGAAATAACCTCCGAAGAGATGGAGCAGGTCAAGCTAAAAGACATTGACAAAGATGGCAAACAGGCCATCATCCCCAAAGACCATATCAAAGAGCTCATCGGCCGCTCCCCCGACGAGTGGGACAGCATCATGATGCGTTACTGGTTCGAACTTAAAAAACCCGGCAAACTCGATGTAAGGTTTGTTGGAAGATAATAACACTTTCAAAGACAAATATTCACAAGTGTCTAAATGTCCGAACGAGTGTAGCTGCTCCCCTCTCCTTTGGAGAGGGGTCGGGGGGTGAGGCCAAATCACAAGAGTAATCACGCACTCTCGGCACGTCCCAACTCCCTCTCCTTTGGAGAGGGCCGGGGGAGAGGATTACATACATGAGTGTAGCTACTCCCCTCTCCTTGGGAGAGGGGTTGGGGGTGAGGACTTCAAGAGAGGGTCCATTTAACTAAATGACCAGCTATCATTAGTAGCGAAAAGCCGTCGCACTCCAGCCACCCTTATTCCTGCTATCCGCTATATCCCCGCCGAAAAAAGCGGGGGATACCGCTCCTATCAGGGCTAATGAGGCAGTTTTAGGCATATTTGCTAAGGCTTCACCAAACCGCGACAAAGCTCCTGCATGAGTGTAGCTCACTTCCCTCTCCTTTGGAGAGGGGTCGGGGGGGTGAGGCCAAATCACAAGAGTAATCACGCACTCTCGGCACGTCCCAACTCCCTCTCCTTTGGAGAGGGTTGGGGAGAGGACTACAATGAGAGAAAATCCACATTCATAAACCCCTCTTTTTTCAAACCTGAAACAAAACACCCTCCACCACATTACTACAATATGGAAATCATACTACCCGAAAATATCAGCGAGATAACTCTCGGAAAGTTTATCAAATACGATGAGCTGCTGCAACGCGATTTAGATCAGCAAAATTTCAACAGGCGAAAAATAGCGCTGTTTACAGGAATCCCTTTTAAAGACACAGCGCGCCTCAGGCAGGCAGATTATGACAGGCTCATTCTCAAGATCGATGCGGCGCTCAATACCGATGCAGAATTCACCGACCGCTTTACCATGCACGGTATTGAATTTGGTTTTATCCCCGACTTCGATAAGATCACCATTGGCGAATTCGCCGACCTCTCCCAGCACGGCCTGAGTT
Above is a genomic segment from Flavobacterium album containing:
- a CDS encoding phage terminase large subunit, giving the protein MKLLQKQKNAVYYLKDNTTEEVLYGGAAGGGKSKLGCLWLIEMCQKYPGTRWLMGRSKLKNLRETTLNTFLETVTELGLANQFRYNAQEHIFYWNNGSQILLKDLYLYPSDANFDSLGSLEITGAFVDECNQVSYTAWQVVKSRIRYKLTQYSLIPKMLGTCNPAKNWTYKEFYKPFRDKTLPAYRRFIRSLPADNPFLPKSTLTSMLRFDKVKKERLYFGNWEYDDDPATLIDADSIADYFNPSHLKPEGSKFMTIDVARKGKDKTVFRVWHGWLCIHRAAMEISTINEIVDRAKVLQKKHAIPLTHIIADEDGVGGGVIDYLRCKGFVNNSRPIEIKDGTTYMTPNFDNLKSQCSIKMAEKIANRQAGEICTDATVIEITSEEMEQVKLKDIDKDGKQAIIPKDHIKELIGRSPDEWDSIMMRYWFELKKPGKLDVRFVGR
- a CDS encoding terminase small subunit, which codes for MKKKLTIKQENFCQAYIRLGNKSAAYREVYTVSGISQKNVCTKASLLTNNVLVMSRIKELQQEVSVRNNIDLDELLQTLAAMVRFDIADLYDENGTLIPLKDMPKETRQMIQQLDVSEVYGRNSDGVRDVIGAVKKVKTYSRTDAIEKLMKHLGGYEKDNRQSQPIQNIVFLNLGDGEPE
- a CDS encoding helix-turn-helix domain-containing protein; this translates as MSNLNIKECREKAGLTQEQLASEFGLTIRTISSWENGSTIPKGKQEMLRKYFYSKIHEAEPLEEKEIDVVDAYELQVSNNKNANHFTKLPNGQYYMTMPLAEHKIQAGFLDNYQDIELLKGMSQHGIIVDRPVKGRYLAFRVKGDSMDDGTSDAIPQNYIVATRELQRQHWTSLIRFKDFRFWVIYTTESKFPLLKEITGHDVEKGIISCHSLNDSPEYKDFDLSLNDVQALFYVINIQRDVAKDYY
- a CDS encoding sigma-70 family RNA polymerase sigma factor — translated: MIQQLALKHDIWVRMARGICRDAYIADDLVSEMYLKLHDLAERRNNTIFNDPYVYHTMKHIYINNFIRTKENFADLNENAAFIDNDEEPRKYTNLELPDCITWVEKQILLLRQEISGREIERQYHINFQKVHRIEKKAKEKLEQWARTFVPTPVAL
- a CDS encoding glycosyl hydrolase family 28-related protein; its protein translation is MIEYNTIANMKSATGIANGQLAYVKGYFAAGDGGGGMFIYNSTDTQADNKGVIFAPNSGSGRWIRQYEGYMNVEYFGVQKAWDFYGTTDPLFSNSERIQLMIDYAYSKRTGFGDSKSSDMTIYFPTGDYFIDKTITLKDEVRLLGSSSTILTNEKYNYDYMFKLDVGPVTKLRMEDFIINTNQLYTCGGLHIKAAFPTTSDPSGLWHGVFRNITIQNCKGTAIYLEGGEGNTATTSTSNWNLPNQMVVFDNVRAERMTATYPALKLTGQNANYTFLNCEFRNKQGLTLAGTCVEIKSVNSGTSYMERMATNAVSFVNSGGGAYSEYFATIEDSTNITFDTNFFEGLDTCFSIKNSQQIQIFNNRFANAIGSGFLDSGHTSTGNVGSLIAAEGSIINIWNNHITSSGSNTSAIVNQYFITGTGNNNVFNVLNNSFSHPELSKTTGVLQTVSVDVAYAANNTTHGTLHTSSKKLVFATVPASPLSIVSKIDSDICPGETVFIKASGGSIQFLPMNPTSEITGRNIYLNGRASLTINNGQGVTFMKADNVSGNEKCAYHLVSIAN